A stretch of Mytilus edulis chromosome 11, xbMytEdul2.2, whole genome shotgun sequence DNA encodes these proteins:
- the LOC139494515 gene encoding heat shock 70 kDa protein 12B-like — translation MAVSNTKVNRFKLVAAIEIGTPFSTYAFSTVNGFQKDPLDIQQIKTWYSDSKRKGITKTSTCLLLDQKLRFVSFGNDAQEEYAQLKHTKKNTEYLFFRHFNLQLYESKEPFKKLQLNDLDGNGKTSAKRVYTMAIIALKNELLQQFETDERLSNEADILWILSTPAAFPEDSISFMKECAKQVLRKMNLK, via the exons ATGGCAGTATCAAACACTAAAGTGAACAGATTTAAATTGGTAGCTGCTATCGAAATTGGAACTCCATTTTCCACTTACGCGTTTTCAACAGTAAATGGTTTCCAGAAAGATCCGCTAGACATTCAGCAGATAAAAACATGGTATAGTGATAGTAAGCGAAAGGGTATTACAAAGACATCAACATGCCTTCTTCTGGATCAGAAATTACGTTTCGTTTCTTTTGGTAACGACGCCCAAGAAGAATATGCGCAGTTGAAACACACGAAGAAAAACACCGAATATCTATTTTTTAGGCATTTCAATCTACAGCTTTATGAAAGTAAG GAACCATTTAAAAAACTTCAGTTGAATGATCTTGATGGAAATGGAAAAACCTCAGCTAAACGTGTATATACAATGGCTATCATAGCACTGAAAAACGAACTTCTTCAACAATTTGAGACAGATGAGCGACTATCAAATGAGGCAGATATTCTTTGGATTTTATCTACCCCTGCTGCATTTCCAGAAGACTCTATTTCCTTTATGAAAGAATGTGCAAAACAGGTATTAcgtaaaatgaatttaaaatga
- the LOC139494962 gene encoding heat shock 70 kDa protein 12A-like translates to MIEDVRGIVKISAEKIFMYTIKAITDALIEQIRKAKLYTSTNKENIRWVITVPAIWDDRSKLFMRQCAILAGLQPLQIFIALEPEAASIFCNNLATERPENIADGFIKPTEGTKYMVVDIGGGTTDITVHEKLENGMLKELTKSSGKGIGGTTVDKAFLEMIQDKLTEPVFNSLKKENPVVFLDLRKDLEEAKKSVTEEDSDILDIPMNYSAINSISKRQYNTSISKQITDIIIDENLQVDNETIKDLFKSTTDGVLTTIENALQFDEANEVSMILLVGGFSNCEIIEHAIRNRFENKRIIVPVDAGTAVMQGAVMYGHKPEVIYNRITKYTYGIGAQIPFDNKKHDPSRKFVQGKNVLCGKVFDIIVSRDHNIPRYSNLSRNYCIIPKGNKHQSCIYISDKSCPKYIDEANCRKIGTLEITLPNTKDRKRSIEVHYFFGDTSLKIRAYDPESRQEFESTVVID, encoded by the exons ATGATCGAGGATGTCCGTGGAATAGTTAAAATCTCAGCAGAAAAGATTTTTATGTATACAATTAAAGCTATTACTGATGCATTAATAGAACAAATAAGAAAGGCGAAACTTTATACATCgacaaataaagaaaacattagaTGGGTTATTACTGTTCCTGCTATTTGGGATGATAGAAGCAAGCTTTTCATGAGACAATGTGCAATATTG GCAGGCCTACAACCTCTACAAATTTTTATTGCACTGGAACCAGAAGCAGCATCAATTTTTTGCAATAACTTGGCAACAGAGAGACCAGAAAATATTGCGGATGGTTTTATTAAGCCAACAGAAGGGACAAAATATATGGTGGTGGATATAGGAG gAGGAACCACGGACATAACTGTTCATGAAAAACTTGAAAACGGAATGCTAAAAGAACTTACAAAGTCATCTGGCAAAGGAATCGGTGGAACAACAGTAGACAAAGCATTTCTAGAAATGATACAGGATAAACTAACAGAACCCGTGTTCAATTCGCTCAAAAAAGAAAATCCTGTTGTGTTTCTAGATTTACGTAAAGATCTGGAAGAAGCTAAGAAGTCTGTTACAGAAGAAGACTCGGATATTCTTGACATCCCTATGAATTACAGCGCTATTAATTCTATATCAAAAAGGCAATATAATACTAGTATTTCAAAGCAAATCACAGATATAATAATAGACGAAAACCTTCAAGTAGATAACGAAACtattaaagatttatttaaatctaCTACTGATGGTGTACTTACTACTATAGAAAATGCATTACAGTTCGACGAAGCTAATGAAGTTTCTATGATTTTATTAGTAGGTGGATTTTCAAATTGCGAGATTATTGAGCATGCCATAAGAAATCGTTTCGAAAATAAACGGATTATAGTTCCAGTAGACGCAGGTACCGCAGTAATGCAAGGAGCTGTTATGTATGGTCATAAACCAGAAGTTATATACAATCGAATCACAAAATATACGTATGGTATTGGAGCTCAAATTCCATTTGACAATAAAAAGCATGATCCTTCAAGAAAATTTGTACAAGGCAAAAACGTTTTGTGTGGAAAAGTATTCGATATAATTGTGTCTCGCGACCACAATATACCTCGTTATTCTAATCTGTCGAGGAATTACTGTATAATTCCAAAAGGGAACAAACATcaatcttgtatatatatttctgacAAATCTTGTCCCAAATACATTGATGAAGCAAATTGTAGGAAAATTGGTACACTTGAAATTACGCTTCCAAATACCAAAGACAGAAAACGAAGTATTgaagttcattatttttttggaGACACAAGCTTGAAAATTAGGGCTTATGATCCAGAGTCTAGACAAGAATTTGAATCAACTGTTGTCATTGAttaa